In a genomic window of Quercus lobata isolate SW786 chromosome 4, ValleyOak3.0 Primary Assembly, whole genome shotgun sequence:
- the LOC115983826 gene encoding organelle RRM domain-containing protein 1, chloroplastic-like, with protein sequence MEQVLSSSTIISTTQIFPLKPPKTHLQTPTINLKFSISPKKNNPLNLSSFSSSCLCFSNKTSATSTTPPPTLTSLTSTPSSDNHHWMVLMEAPPHGVNSNPQVIEYYVKTLERVLGSEKDAQMCIYDASWDTHFGFCCDIDKEISRELAGLPGILSVGPDPDYGSVKKDYSSSNIQSSYLSSSQIGSNLLFPVGSTKHWLVRMDKPGIGVVTKAQMVDYYAQILTKVLGNEKDAQMCIYHVSWQSNFGFCCELDDECARELASVPGVLSVQLDKNFESENKNYGGNNLQSSTDLPDPSEASQTTPIKTKKLFVTGLSFYTSEKTLRAAFEGFGQLVEVKIILDKISKRSKGYAFIEYTTEEAASAALKEMNGKIINGWMIVVDVAKTNPPRYSRGRPR encoded by the exons ATGGAACAAGTTCTCTCTTCCTCAACCATAATCTCTACAACACAAATATTTCCACTCAAACCTCCCAAAACCCACCTCCAAACTCCAACCATAAACCTCAAATTCTCCAT ttctccaaagaaaaacaacccccttaatctttcttctttttcttcttcttgtctaTGTTTCTCTAATAAAACAAGTGCCACGtcaacaacaccaccaccaacatTAACTTCACTAACTTCCACTCCCAGTAGTGACAACCACCATTGGATGGTGCTCATGGAGGCACCTCCACATGGGGTCAATTCCAATCCACAAGTTATTGAATATTACGTTAAGACATTGGAAAGAGTTTTAGGCAG TGAGAAGGATGCTCAGATGTGTATATATGATGCTTCTTGGGATACCCACTTCGGCTTTTGCTGTGACATTGATAAAGAAATCTCCCGTGAACTTGCCG GATTACCCGGCATTTTATCAGTTGGGCCTGACCCAGATTATGGTTCTGTGAAAAAGGATTATAGTTCTTCAAATATTCAATCCAGTTATTTGTCAAGCTCACAAATTGGAAGTAATCTGTTGTTTCCCGTGGGGAGTACCAAACACTGGCTTGTTCGAATGGACAAGCCGGGGATTGGAGTTGTTACAAAGGCTCAAATGGTTGATTATTATGCTCAAATATTGACCAAGGTTTTGGGGAA TGAGAAAGACGCACAAATGTGTATTTATCATGTTTCTTGGCAGTCCAACTTTGGGTTCTGTTGTGAACTTGACGATGAATGTGCACGGGAACTAGCTA GTGTACCAGGTGTATTATCTGTTCAGCTAGATAAGAATTTTGAGTCAGAGAATAAGAATTATGGAG GTAATAATCTACAGAGTTCCACAGATCTGCCAGATCCTTCAGAAGCAAGTCAAACAACCcctataaaaacaaagaaactatTCGTTACAG GGCTGTCATTTTACACATCAGAGAAAACCTTACGTGCTGCATTTGAAGGCTTTGGTCAGCTTGTTGAAG TTAAAATTATATTggacaaaatttccaaaaggtCCAAAGGTTACGCATTTATAGAGTACACTACAGAGGAGGCTGCTAGTGCAGCACTCAAAGAGATGAATGGCAAG ATTATTAATGGCTGGATGATAGTTGTTGATGTTGCCAAGACTAATCCACCAAGATACAGCAGGGGTCGCCCCAGATAG